A window of Oncorhynchus nerka isolate Pitt River linkage group LG4, Oner_Uvic_2.0, whole genome shotgun sequence contains these coding sequences:
- the fkbp15a gene encoding FK506-binding protein 15 isoform X2: MKDGGIFEVYHLNVLFVCDVSLDIKYPLYFSIRRVRHRVLDMFCGYQEGDFLLPKGGAKLASLFDLDQAASQGNESFQFRAPKQPKKTPTALSPSPQKPAPTPSVLLATAVHAFHFVNGQYTKQGKVGAAILGNHPTREYMILLYGSEQKPITTAKIHLGFIFTVQPGNYGTFYDDLRQNWSLMFESEKAGVDFCKELCVARWNSETTVDTLLTQDLLLGEGPAVDYGDTVEVAFTGWLLQNHNIGQMFDSNVGKDKLLRVKLGTGKAIKGLEDGMLGMQKTGRRLHIVPPTLGYGSKGIPNHVPSSSTLVYNVQICRVKFAKDSGSERQSGGLTTNSPSPSVDSLSFGMSPQSQPPSSIPAEPRGKPLNVKSNSINEQLMLLDTAKAKLISHMAKMGQPMLPFPTGAISAQPDHSDSKTEDPSESHPSHHCLFPQPVQMSAASPVHAVPEVVVPTAAQQPVFMETVVPQAVDCGGSSHAFQPYPSFQSAFGPSYLGQFHPHHAVSYQEVRQHNTEIGQAVGKVADKINLLVSKVDELQKHGGGNSLGLSSVSMETAMILHNIQRITQENLFLKKEVLEKSTRVEEQNWKIRELLEQNQRCMEQSGLLLEQRKDVLKTSNQQDQTSLLEAEQGKPHLTEYLAASSTLVSKLQLESSSLQRSVSDLQTQLSQVLQDRDSHCTQFSSLERLVEGLRKGEGRVQAQWHAEKLKRKEMQLTIANTEEELQDLRAGKGNLDKMLSERTWQCEHQRLSEEVRRSSQKETDHLRARRGEVDQGEQVVLDMDWQYEKELHSHELAEITQQRDILARTLSELQEQYMAAQSRAETTRKQLEMLLVEQEKRHAQQPNQDAMAEQVKSVMNGVFHSLRGEFGLHQSYQGSDVLGVMLSTIKSVTLDLLTAHNSEEEEKVEEEEKWTKAVE, from the exons ATGAAGGATGGAGGCATATTTGAAGTGTATCACTTGAACgtgctgtttgtgtgtgatgtTTCGCTAGACATAAAATACCCCCTGTATTTTTCTATTCGAAGGGTACGACACAGAGTTCTAGACATGTTTTGTGGTTATCAAGAAGGGGATTTTCTGTTGCCTAAAGGCGG AGCAAAGCTAGCCTCTCTCTTTGATCTGGATCAGGCTGCCAGTCAGGGCAACGAGTCCTTCCAGTTCAGAGCCCCCAAACAGCCGAAGAAAACCCCCACCGCTCTGA GCCCATCTCCTCAAAAGCCTGCACCAACTCCTTCTGTCCTTTTGGCTACTGCTGTTCATGCATTCCACTT TGTGAATGGCCAGTACACAAAACAGGGGAAGGTGGGAGCTGCTATCCTGGGAAATCATCCAACCAGAGAG TACATGATCCTGCTTTATGGCAGCGAACAGAAACCAATCACAACTGCCAAGATCCATCTAGGATTCATCTTCACA GTTCAGCCAGGTAACTATGGAACATTCTACGATGACCTGAGGCAAAACTGGTCCCTGATGTTTGAGTCTGAGAAAGCTGGAGTGGACTTTTGCAAAGAG CTGTGTGTGGCCAGATGGAACAGTGAGACCACTGTAGATACACTACTGACCCAGGACCTGCTGTTAGGAGAGGGACCGGCGGTGGACTATGGTGACACGGTAGAGGTGGCCTTCACAGGCTGGCTTCTACAGAACCACAACATCGGACAG ATGTTTGACTCCAACGTGGGCAAAGACAAGCTGCTGAGAGTGAAACTTGGCACCGGCAAAGCCATTAAG ggaTTGGAGGACGGGATGTTAGGGATGCAGAAAACTGGGCGTCGCCTCCATATTGTGCCCCCCACCCTAGGCTATGGGTCAAAGGGCATCCCCAACCACGTCCCCTCCTCCAGCACACTGGTCTACAATGTGCAGATCTGCCGG GTGAAGTTTGCTAAGGACAGTGGGTCAGAGCGACAGAGTGGGGGATTAACCACCAACTCTCCCTCCCCAAGTGTGGACAGTCTGAGCTTTGGGATGTCCCCTCAGTCTCAGCCCCCCAGCTCTATCCCAGCAGAGCCCAG GGGAAAGCCTCTGAATGTGAAATCCAATTCAATAAATGAGCAACTGATG CTGTTGGATACAGCCAAAGCCAAGTTGATCTCTCATATGGCCAAGATGGGTCAGCCCATGCTGCCCTTCCCAACAGGAGCCATCTCCGCCCAGCCAGACCACAGTGACTCCAAGACAGAG GACCCAAGTGAATCTCACCCTTCACATCACTGTCTGTTCCCCCAGCCCGTCCAGATGTCAGCTGCATCCCCTGTCCATGCAG TGCCTGAGGTCGTTGTGCCAACAGCTGCCCAGCAACCAGTGTTTATGGAGACAGTGGTCCCACAGGCTGTGGACTGTGGTGGGAGCAGTCATGCATTCCAG CCATACCCATCGTTTCAGTCTGCCTTTGGTCCGTCCTACCTTGGTCAGTTCCACCCTCATCATGCAGTTTCATACCAGG AGGTGCGACAGCACAACACTGAGATCGGACAGGCTGTGGGGAAAGTGGCAGATAAAATCAATCTGTTGGTCTCCAAG GTGGATGAGCTCCAGAAGCATGGTGGCGGCAACTCTCTGGGTCTGTCCTCGGTCTCCATGGAAACAGCCATGATCCTGCACAACATCCAGAGAATCACCCAG GAGAACTTGTTTCTAAAGAAGGAGGTTCTGGAGAAGAGCACCCGAGTGGAGGAGCAGAACTGGAAGATCAGAGAACTCCTCGAGCAGAACCAGAG gtgtatGGAGCAGAGTGGTTTACTGTTGGAACAGAGGAAAGACGTGCTGAAGACCAGCAACCAACAGGACCAGACCAGCCTACTGGAGGCAGAGCAGGGCAAG ccGCACCTGACAGAGTACCTAGCCGCCTCCTCTACCCTGGTCTCCAAGCTTCAGCTGGAGTCGTCCTCTCTGCAGCGCTCTGTCTCTGACCTGCAGACCCAGCTCAGCCAAGTCCTGCAAGACAGGGACAGCCACTGTACTCAGTTCAGCTCATTAGAGAGACTAGTAGAAG ggctaaggaagggggaggggagggtgcaGGCCCAGTGGCATGCAGAGAAACTGAAACGTAAAGAGATGCAGCTGACAATCGCCAACACGGAGGAGGAGCTACAGGACCTGAGGGCTGGGAAAGGCAACCTGGacaag ATGCTGTCGGAGAGGACGTGGCAGTGTGAGCATCAGCGTCtgtctgaggaggtgaggagaagcagcCAGAAGGAAACTGACCACCTGAGGGCCAGGAGAGGAGAAGTAGATCAGGGGGAACAG GTGGTTCTGGATATGGACTGGCAGTATGAGAAGGAACTACATAGCCATGAGCTAGCAGAaatcacacagcagagagacattcTGGCCAGGACACTGTCAGAACTACAGGAACAG tatATGGCAGCACAGAGCAGGGCAGAGACCACCAGGAAGCAGCTAGAAATGCTATTGGTTGAGCAGGAGAAGAGACATGCCCAGCAGCCCAATCAGGATGCAATGGCAGAACAG GTGAAGAGTGTGATGAACGGAGTGTTCCATTCTCTGAGAGGGGAGTTCGGCCTGCACCAGTCATACCAAGGAAGCGATGTCCTAGGAGTCATGCTTAGCACCATCAAG AGTGTCACCCTGGATCTGCTAACAGCCCACAATTCAGAGGAAGAAGAaaaggtggaagaggaggagaaatggaCAAAAGCTGTAGAGTAA
- the fkbp15a gene encoding FK506-binding protein 15 isoform X3: MVCVVFVNSVCVFKGPSPQKPAPTPSVLLATAVHAFHFVNGQYTKQGKVGAAILGNHPTREYMILLYGSEQKPITTAKIHLGFIFTVQPGNYGTFYDDLRQNWSLMFESEKAGVDFCKELCVARWNSETTVDTLLTQDLLLGEGPAVDYGDTVEVAFTGWLLQNHNIGQMFDSNVGKDKLLRVKLGTGKAIKGLEDGMLGMQKTGRRLHIVPPTLGYGSKGIPNHVPSSSTLVYNVQICRVKFAKDSGSERQSGGLTTNSPSPSVDSLSFGMSPQSQPPSSIPAEPRGKPLNVKSNSINEQLMLLDTAKAKLISHMAKMGQPMLPFPTGAISAQPDHSDSKTEDPSESHPSHHCLFPQPVQMSAASPVHAVPEVVVPTAAQQPVFMETVVPQAVDCGGSSHAFQPYPSFQSAFGPSYLGQFHPHHAVSYQAPSDVTSLLMTEVRQHNTEIGQAVGKVADKINLLVSKVDELQKHGGGNSLGLSSVSMETAMILHNIQRITQENLFLKKEVLEKSTRVEEQNWKIRELLEQNQRCMEQSGLLLEQRKDVLKTSNQQDQTSLLEAEQGKPHLTEYLAASSTLVSKLQLESSSLQRSVSDLQTQLSQVLQDRDSHCTQFSSLERLVEGLRKGEGRVQAQWHAEKLKRKEMQLTIANTEEELQDLRAGKGNLDKMLSERTWQCEHQRLSEEVRRSSQKETDHLRARRGEVDQGEQVVLDMDWQYEKELHSHELAEITQQRDILARTLSELQEQYMAAQSRAETTRKQLEMLLVEQEKRHAQQPNQDAMAEQVKSVMNGVFHSLRGEFGLHQSYQGSDVLGVMLSTIKSVTLDLLTAHNSEEEEKVEEEEKWTKAVE; encoded by the exons ATGGTCTGCGTGGTTTTTGTTAACTCTGTGTGCGTTTTCAAAGGCCCATCTCCTCAAAAGCCTGCACCAACTCCTTCTGTCCTTTTGGCTACTGCTGTTCATGCATTCCACTT TGTGAATGGCCAGTACACAAAACAGGGGAAGGTGGGAGCTGCTATCCTGGGAAATCATCCAACCAGAGAG TACATGATCCTGCTTTATGGCAGCGAACAGAAACCAATCACAACTGCCAAGATCCATCTAGGATTCATCTTCACA GTTCAGCCAGGTAACTATGGAACATTCTACGATGACCTGAGGCAAAACTGGTCCCTGATGTTTGAGTCTGAGAAAGCTGGAGTGGACTTTTGCAAAGAG CTGTGTGTGGCCAGATGGAACAGTGAGACCACTGTAGATACACTACTGACCCAGGACCTGCTGTTAGGAGAGGGACCGGCGGTGGACTATGGTGACACGGTAGAGGTGGCCTTCACAGGCTGGCTTCTACAGAACCACAACATCGGACAG ATGTTTGACTCCAACGTGGGCAAAGACAAGCTGCTGAGAGTGAAACTTGGCACCGGCAAAGCCATTAAG ggaTTGGAGGACGGGATGTTAGGGATGCAGAAAACTGGGCGTCGCCTCCATATTGTGCCCCCCACCCTAGGCTATGGGTCAAAGGGCATCCCCAACCACGTCCCCTCCTCCAGCACACTGGTCTACAATGTGCAGATCTGCCGG GTGAAGTTTGCTAAGGACAGTGGGTCAGAGCGACAGAGTGGGGGATTAACCACCAACTCTCCCTCCCCAAGTGTGGACAGTCTGAGCTTTGGGATGTCCCCTCAGTCTCAGCCCCCCAGCTCTATCCCAGCAGAGCCCAG GGGAAAGCCTCTGAATGTGAAATCCAATTCAATAAATGAGCAACTGATG CTGTTGGATACAGCCAAAGCCAAGTTGATCTCTCATATGGCCAAGATGGGTCAGCCCATGCTGCCCTTCCCAACAGGAGCCATCTCCGCCCAGCCAGACCACAGTGACTCCAAGACAGAG GACCCAAGTGAATCTCACCCTTCACATCACTGTCTGTTCCCCCAGCCCGTCCAGATGTCAGCTGCATCCCCTGTCCATGCAG TGCCTGAGGTCGTTGTGCCAACAGCTGCCCAGCAACCAGTGTTTATGGAGACAGTGGTCCCACAGGCTGTGGACTGTGGTGGGAGCAGTCATGCATTCCAG CCATACCCATCGTTTCAGTCTGCCTTTGGTCCGTCCTACCTTGGTCAGTTCCACCCTCATCATGCAGTTTCATACCAGG CACCTAGTGATGTCACTTCCTTGTTGATGACAGAGGTGCGACAGCACAACACTGAGATCGGACAGGCTGTGGGGAAAGTGGCAGATAAAATCAATCTGTTGGTCTCCAAG GTGGATGAGCTCCAGAAGCATGGTGGCGGCAACTCTCTGGGTCTGTCCTCGGTCTCCATGGAAACAGCCATGATCCTGCACAACATCCAGAGAATCACCCAG GAGAACTTGTTTCTAAAGAAGGAGGTTCTGGAGAAGAGCACCCGAGTGGAGGAGCAGAACTGGAAGATCAGAGAACTCCTCGAGCAGAACCAGAG gtgtatGGAGCAGAGTGGTTTACTGTTGGAACAGAGGAAAGACGTGCTGAAGACCAGCAACCAACAGGACCAGACCAGCCTACTGGAGGCAGAGCAGGGCAAG ccGCACCTGACAGAGTACCTAGCCGCCTCCTCTACCCTGGTCTCCAAGCTTCAGCTGGAGTCGTCCTCTCTGCAGCGCTCTGTCTCTGACCTGCAGACCCAGCTCAGCCAAGTCCTGCAAGACAGGGACAGCCACTGTACTCAGTTCAGCTCATTAGAGAGACTAGTAGAAG ggctaaggaagggggaggggagggtgcaGGCCCAGTGGCATGCAGAGAAACTGAAACGTAAAGAGATGCAGCTGACAATCGCCAACACGGAGGAGGAGCTACAGGACCTGAGGGCTGGGAAAGGCAACCTGGacaag ATGCTGTCGGAGAGGACGTGGCAGTGTGAGCATCAGCGTCtgtctgaggaggtgaggagaagcagcCAGAAGGAAACTGACCACCTGAGGGCCAGGAGAGGAGAAGTAGATCAGGGGGAACAG GTGGTTCTGGATATGGACTGGCAGTATGAGAAGGAACTACATAGCCATGAGCTAGCAGAaatcacacagcagagagacattcTGGCCAGGACACTGTCAGAACTACAGGAACAG tatATGGCAGCACAGAGCAGGGCAGAGACCACCAGGAAGCAGCTAGAAATGCTATTGGTTGAGCAGGAGAAGAGACATGCCCAGCAGCCCAATCAGGATGCAATGGCAGAACAG GTGAAGAGTGTGATGAACGGAGTGTTCCATTCTCTGAGAGGGGAGTTCGGCCTGCACCAGTCATACCAAGGAAGCGATGTCCTAGGAGTCATGCTTAGCACCATCAAG AGTGTCACCCTGGATCTGCTAACAGCCCACAATTCAGAGGAAGAAGAaaaggtggaagaggaggagaaatggaCAAAAGCTGTAGAGTAA
- the fkbp15a gene encoding FK506-binding protein 15 isoform X1: protein MKDGGIFEVYHLNVLFVCDVSLDIKYPLYFSIRRVRHRVLDMFCGYQEGDFLLPKGGAKLASLFDLDQAASQGNESFQFRAPKQPKKTPTALSPSPQKPAPTPSVLLATAVHAFHFVNGQYTKQGKVGAAILGNHPTREYMILLYGSEQKPITTAKIHLGFIFTVQPGNYGTFYDDLRQNWSLMFESEKAGVDFCKELCVARWNSETTVDTLLTQDLLLGEGPAVDYGDTVEVAFTGWLLQNHNIGQMFDSNVGKDKLLRVKLGTGKAIKGLEDGMLGMQKTGRRLHIVPPTLGYGSKGIPNHVPSSSTLVYNVQICRVKFAKDSGSERQSGGLTTNSPSPSVDSLSFGMSPQSQPPSSIPAEPRGKPLNVKSNSINEQLMLLDTAKAKLISHMAKMGQPMLPFPTGAISAQPDHSDSKTEDPSESHPSHHCLFPQPVQMSAASPVHAVPEVVVPTAAQQPVFMETVVPQAVDCGGSSHAFQPYPSFQSAFGPSYLGQFHPHHAVSYQAPSDVTSLLMTEVRQHNTEIGQAVGKVADKINLLVSKVDELQKHGGGNSLGLSSVSMETAMILHNIQRITQENLFLKKEVLEKSTRVEEQNWKIRELLEQNQRCMEQSGLLLEQRKDVLKTSNQQDQTSLLEAEQGKPHLTEYLAASSTLVSKLQLESSSLQRSVSDLQTQLSQVLQDRDSHCTQFSSLERLVEGLRKGEGRVQAQWHAEKLKRKEMQLTIANTEEELQDLRAGKGNLDKMLSERTWQCEHQRLSEEVRRSSQKETDHLRARRGEVDQGEQVVLDMDWQYEKELHSHELAEITQQRDILARTLSELQEQYMAAQSRAETTRKQLEMLLVEQEKRHAQQPNQDAMAEQVKSVMNGVFHSLRGEFGLHQSYQGSDVLGVMLSTIKSVTLDLLTAHNSEEEEKVEEEEKWTKAVE from the exons ATGAAGGATGGAGGCATATTTGAAGTGTATCACTTGAACgtgctgtttgtgtgtgatgtTTCGCTAGACATAAAATACCCCCTGTATTTTTCTATTCGAAGGGTACGACACAGAGTTCTAGACATGTTTTGTGGTTATCAAGAAGGGGATTTTCTGTTGCCTAAAGGCGG AGCAAAGCTAGCCTCTCTCTTTGATCTGGATCAGGCTGCCAGTCAGGGCAACGAGTCCTTCCAGTTCAGAGCCCCCAAACAGCCGAAGAAAACCCCCACCGCTCTGA GCCCATCTCCTCAAAAGCCTGCACCAACTCCTTCTGTCCTTTTGGCTACTGCTGTTCATGCATTCCACTT TGTGAATGGCCAGTACACAAAACAGGGGAAGGTGGGAGCTGCTATCCTGGGAAATCATCCAACCAGAGAG TACATGATCCTGCTTTATGGCAGCGAACAGAAACCAATCACAACTGCCAAGATCCATCTAGGATTCATCTTCACA GTTCAGCCAGGTAACTATGGAACATTCTACGATGACCTGAGGCAAAACTGGTCCCTGATGTTTGAGTCTGAGAAAGCTGGAGTGGACTTTTGCAAAGAG CTGTGTGTGGCCAGATGGAACAGTGAGACCACTGTAGATACACTACTGACCCAGGACCTGCTGTTAGGAGAGGGACCGGCGGTGGACTATGGTGACACGGTAGAGGTGGCCTTCACAGGCTGGCTTCTACAGAACCACAACATCGGACAG ATGTTTGACTCCAACGTGGGCAAAGACAAGCTGCTGAGAGTGAAACTTGGCACCGGCAAAGCCATTAAG ggaTTGGAGGACGGGATGTTAGGGATGCAGAAAACTGGGCGTCGCCTCCATATTGTGCCCCCCACCCTAGGCTATGGGTCAAAGGGCATCCCCAACCACGTCCCCTCCTCCAGCACACTGGTCTACAATGTGCAGATCTGCCGG GTGAAGTTTGCTAAGGACAGTGGGTCAGAGCGACAGAGTGGGGGATTAACCACCAACTCTCCCTCCCCAAGTGTGGACAGTCTGAGCTTTGGGATGTCCCCTCAGTCTCAGCCCCCCAGCTCTATCCCAGCAGAGCCCAG GGGAAAGCCTCTGAATGTGAAATCCAATTCAATAAATGAGCAACTGATG CTGTTGGATACAGCCAAAGCCAAGTTGATCTCTCATATGGCCAAGATGGGTCAGCCCATGCTGCCCTTCCCAACAGGAGCCATCTCCGCCCAGCCAGACCACAGTGACTCCAAGACAGAG GACCCAAGTGAATCTCACCCTTCACATCACTGTCTGTTCCCCCAGCCCGTCCAGATGTCAGCTGCATCCCCTGTCCATGCAG TGCCTGAGGTCGTTGTGCCAACAGCTGCCCAGCAACCAGTGTTTATGGAGACAGTGGTCCCACAGGCTGTGGACTGTGGTGGGAGCAGTCATGCATTCCAG CCATACCCATCGTTTCAGTCTGCCTTTGGTCCGTCCTACCTTGGTCAGTTCCACCCTCATCATGCAGTTTCATACCAGG CACCTAGTGATGTCACTTCCTTGTTGATGACAGAGGTGCGACAGCACAACACTGAGATCGGACAGGCTGTGGGGAAAGTGGCAGATAAAATCAATCTGTTGGTCTCCAAG GTGGATGAGCTCCAGAAGCATGGTGGCGGCAACTCTCTGGGTCTGTCCTCGGTCTCCATGGAAACAGCCATGATCCTGCACAACATCCAGAGAATCACCCAG GAGAACTTGTTTCTAAAGAAGGAGGTTCTGGAGAAGAGCACCCGAGTGGAGGAGCAGAACTGGAAGATCAGAGAACTCCTCGAGCAGAACCAGAG gtgtatGGAGCAGAGTGGTTTACTGTTGGAACAGAGGAAAGACGTGCTGAAGACCAGCAACCAACAGGACCAGACCAGCCTACTGGAGGCAGAGCAGGGCAAG ccGCACCTGACAGAGTACCTAGCCGCCTCCTCTACCCTGGTCTCCAAGCTTCAGCTGGAGTCGTCCTCTCTGCAGCGCTCTGTCTCTGACCTGCAGACCCAGCTCAGCCAAGTCCTGCAAGACAGGGACAGCCACTGTACTCAGTTCAGCTCATTAGAGAGACTAGTAGAAG ggctaaggaagggggaggggagggtgcaGGCCCAGTGGCATGCAGAGAAACTGAAACGTAAAGAGATGCAGCTGACAATCGCCAACACGGAGGAGGAGCTACAGGACCTGAGGGCTGGGAAAGGCAACCTGGacaag ATGCTGTCGGAGAGGACGTGGCAGTGTGAGCATCAGCGTCtgtctgaggaggtgaggagaagcagcCAGAAGGAAACTGACCACCTGAGGGCCAGGAGAGGAGAAGTAGATCAGGGGGAACAG GTGGTTCTGGATATGGACTGGCAGTATGAGAAGGAACTACATAGCCATGAGCTAGCAGAaatcacacagcagagagacattcTGGCCAGGACACTGTCAGAACTACAGGAACAG tatATGGCAGCACAGAGCAGGGCAGAGACCACCAGGAAGCAGCTAGAAATGCTATTGGTTGAGCAGGAGAAGAGACATGCCCAGCAGCCCAATCAGGATGCAATGGCAGAACAG GTGAAGAGTGTGATGAACGGAGTGTTCCATTCTCTGAGAGGGGAGTTCGGCCTGCACCAGTCATACCAAGGAAGCGATGTCCTAGGAGTCATGCTTAGCACCATCAAG AGTGTCACCCTGGATCTGCTAACAGCCCACAATTCAGAGGAAGAAGAaaaggtggaagaggaggagaaatggaCAAAAGCTGTAGAGTAA